The Erigeron canadensis isolate Cc75 chromosome 4, C_canadensis_v1, whole genome shotgun sequence genome window below encodes:
- the LOC122595737 gene encoding light-regulated protein 1, chloroplastic — translation MQAVSIYLPSSAALLSVKSSPSFSSKTLLLFPKNHQSIRMSSTSVSIKASSEAAEVDYSSMASSVFPAEACETVGGVACDVDMFPETKLRDEPSKPKPKTKTSSSSSSVDREYLEYNSPKTVFISEACDDLGGEFCDPDYQTNN, via the exons ATGCAGGCGGTTTCTATCTACTTGCCTTCTTCTGCAGCTTTACTCTCTGTCAAATCCTCCCCAAGTTTCTCATCAAAGACATTATTATTGTTTCCCAAAAATCACCAATCCATTCGCATGTCATCGACTTCTGTATCCATCAAAGCATCTTCTGAGGCTGCTGAAGTCGATTACAGCTCCATGGCCTCTTC GGTGTTCCCAGCAGAAGCATGCGAGACAGTTGGCGGTGTTGCTTGTGATGTAGACATGTTCCCCGAGACCAAGCTTAGAGATGAACCGTCCAAGCCCAAGCCCAAAACCaagacatcatcatcatcatcatcagttgATAGAGAATATCTCGAGTACAACAGTCCCAAAAC GGTGTTTATTTCAGAGGCCTGCGATGATCTTGGGGGAGAATTCTGCGACCCGGATTATCAGACTAATAATTAA